In Campylobacter mucosalis, a single window of DNA contains:
- a CDS encoding FxsA family protein, translated as MFLNFGDITKMIFLPYLLFELFLAYLFVSSFGFLNFIFEVIFSAFLGVFLMMRMQFFSGLLLILPGISTDILAILILFYAFLKGTKEQKQKPFTGRKRDDVIDVEVIG; from the coding sequence ATGTTTTTAAATTTTGGCGACATAACAAAAATGATATTTTTGCCATATCTACTTTTTGAGCTATTTTTGGCTTACCTATTTGTAAGTAGTTTTGGATTTTTAAATTTTATCTTTGAAGTGATTTTTAGTGCTTTTTTGGGCGTATTTTTGATGATGAGAATGCAGTTTTTTAGCGGTTTGTTACTCATCTTGCCAGGAATTTCAACTGATATTTTGGCAATTTTAATACTCTTTTATGCGTTTTTAAAAGGCACAAAAGAGCAAAAGCAAAAGCCATTTACGGGTAGAAAAAGAGATGACGTTATCGATGTTGAAGTTATTGGCTAG
- the hemC gene encoding hydroxymethylbilane synthase produces MKTLKIATRKSLLAMWQSEHIKSKIQKHHSELDVELIGMKTKGDVILDTPLAKIGGKGLFTKELEESMLRRESDIAVHSLKDVPVEFPDGLVLAAICSREDVRDAMISEKYATFDDLPSGAKVGTTSLRRRMQLLMLRPDLKIISLRGNVQTRLRKLKDGEFDAIILAMAGINRLNIKDEVKFIYPFKREQMIPAMGQGALGIEAVNDDEILKAINFLNDDSAVIETTIEREFVATLNGGCQAPIGVSAKLIDDEISIQAIVGMPDGSEFLRDSLVVKKAEFGVAGRNLAHQFIARGAKELLERAEKMAADL; encoded by the coding sequence ATGAAAACGTTAAAAATTGCAACTAGAAAGAGTTTACTTGCGATGTGGCAAAGTGAGCATATAAAATCAAAAATACAAAAACACCACAGCGAACTGGACGTAGAATTAATCGGTATGAAAACAAAGGGCGATGTCATACTTGATACTCCACTTGCAAAGATCGGTGGCAAGGGGCTTTTTACAAAAGAGCTTGAAGAGAGTATGCTAAGACGCGAAAGCGATATAGCTGTTCATAGCCTAAAAGATGTGCCGGTTGAGTTTCCGGACGGACTAGTACTTGCTGCTATTTGCTCAAGAGAGGATGTTAGGGACGCTATGATTAGCGAAAAATACGCGACGTTTGATGATTTGCCAAGCGGTGCAAAGGTTGGCACTACTAGCCTTAGACGCCGTATGCAGTTACTTATGTTGCGTCCTGATTTAAAAATAATCTCGCTTCGTGGTAACGTCCAAACAAGGCTTAGAAAGCTAAAAGATGGCGAATTTGATGCTATTATTTTAGCGATGGCTGGTATAAATCGTCTTAATATTAAAGATGAGGTAAAATTTATTTATCCATTTAAAAGGGAGCAGATGATTCCTGCAATGGGTCAGGGTGCTCTTGGGATTGAGGCTGTTAATGATGATGAAATTTTAAAAGCCATAAATTTCTTAAACGACGATAGTGCTGTTATTGAAACCACGATAGAGCGTGAGTTTGTCGCTACTTTAAATGGTGGGTGTCAAGCCCCAATAGGCGTTAGTGCTAAGCTTATTGATGATGAAATTTCTATACAGGCGATTGTCGGTATGCCAGATGGTAGCGAGTTTTTACGTGATAGTCTTGTTGTAAAAAAAGCTGAGTTTGGTGTGGCTGGTAGAAATTTAGCTCACCAGTTCATAGCTCGTGGCGCAAAAGAGCTTTTAGAACGTGCAGAAAAAATGGCTGCGGATTTATAA
- the fliL gene encoding flagellar basal body-associated protein FliL, which yields MAEEVKEKEEKKGGKGILIAIIGVVLVLLLVVGGLIVFLLSGDDEAANTAAQQPQQQTATQAAPAKQPGKRSSDYMNMGPIYPLDQFIVNLLSENGSRFLKTKIDLEQSAETLTSELDKKKALLRDIIIRTLSSKTYEEVSTAKGKDRLKDEIVSKINEVLSDGYIKNIYFTDFVVQ from the coding sequence ATGGCAGAAGAGGTTAAAGAAAAAGAAGAAAAAAAAGGTGGCAAGGGCATTTTAATAGCCATTATAGGCGTTGTTTTAGTTTTGCTTTTGGTTGTGGGCGGACTTATCGTATTTTTGCTTTCAGGCGATGATGAGGCAGCTAATACAGCTGCTCAGCAACCACAACAGCAAACCGCCACTCAGGCCGCACCAGCAAAACAACCAGGTAAGCGTAGTAGCGACTATATGAATATGGGGCCGATCTATCCGCTTGATCAGTTTATAGTAAATTTGCTTAGCGAAAATGGCTCGAGATTTTTAAAGACCAAGATTGACCTTGAGCAAAGTGCTGAAACGCTAACATCTGAGCTTGATAAGAAAAAGGCTCTTTTGCGTGATATTATCATACGCACACTCTCATCTAAAACATACGAAGAGGTCAGCACCGCAAAGGGCAAAGACCGCTTAAAAGATGAGATAGTAAGTAAGATAAATGAAGTTTTAAGTGACGGATACATTAAAAATATCTATTTTACCGATTTTGTGGTGCAATGA
- the acpS gene encoding holo-ACP synthase produces the protein MIGIDIVAIDRISRLKKRFGDSFLRRFLSDDEISLAKNDTTLAGFWAAKEAASKALGVGISKECGFDDIKISKNSKNAPMIDFSEHILKDFNIKNASLSITHDGGFAIAVVALSLKH, from the coding sequence ATGATAGGCATTGATATTGTTGCGATAGATAGAATTTCGCGTCTTAAGAAGCGTTTTGGAGATAGTTTTTTAAGACGCTTTTTAAGCGATGATGAAATTTCTCTAGCCAAAAATGATACTACTTTGGCTGGATTTTGGGCTGCAAAGGAAGCCGCTAGTAAGGCTCTTGGCGTTGGTATATCAAAAGAGTGTGGCTTTGATGATATAAAAATTTCAAAAAATAGCAAAAATGCTCCGATGATAGACTTCTCAGAACACATCTTAAAAGATTTTAACATCAAAAACGCAAGTTTATCCATAACGCACGATGGCGGTTTTGCTATCGCTGTTGTGGCTTTAAGCCTTAAACATTAA
- a CDS encoding HrcA family transcriptional regulator, whose product MSKISKRDLILNSIIKAYLSDNSPIGSSELGSRMDVAMPASTIRVYFKKLADEGEITQLHISGGRIPTIVAMRRYWREIFDDFDFSMPTLEINDDLLLKNLCDRLELYCMIFGDFEQELVEILNVNDRFLLLNFSHDEIVLKYDMRVEKFLQNLIGVGLDKLELVSAQVGLSELRAKIRELKRGKISFQENEILAFKMFDDERYKMILEPSFATKMSDGVNYEPVFNSDFMGLKLRVLHQGESSTMICAGSIYSDYVKFLNEIREAA is encoded by the coding sequence GTGAGCAAAATAAGCAAAAGAGATCTGATACTAAATTCCATCATAAAAGCCTATCTAAGCGATAATTCGCCGATTGGCTCAAGTGAGCTTGGCTCTCGTATGGACGTTGCTATGCCAGCCTCTACGATACGCGTTTATTTTAAGAAACTTGCGGATGAGGGCGAGATAACTCAGCTTCACATCAGTGGGGGACGCATACCTACTATTGTGGCTATGAGGCGTTATTGGAGAGAGATTTTTGATGATTTTGACTTTAGTATGCCAACTCTTGAGATAAATGATGATTTGTTGCTTAAGAATTTATGCGACAGGCTCGAGCTTTATTGTATGATTTTTGGCGATTTTGAGCAGGAGTTGGTTGAAATTTTAAATGTTAATGACAGATTTTTGCTGTTAAATTTTAGCCACGATGAGATTGTGTTAAAGTATGATATGAGGGTTGAGAAATTTTTACAAAACCTAATCGGTGTTGGTTTAGACAAGCTTGAGCTAGTATCTGCTCAGGTTGGTTTAAGCGAACTAAGAGCGAAAATTAGAGAGCTTAAAAGAGGTAAAATTAGTTTTCAAGAAAATGAAATTTTAGCCTTTAAAATGTTTGATGATGAACGCTATAAAATGATACTTGAGCCAAGTTTTGCGACTAAAATGAGTGATGGTGTAAACTACGAGCCAGTTTTTAATAGCGATTTTATGGGGTTAAAACTTAGAGTTTTACACCAAGGAGAGAGTTCGACTATGATATGTGCTGGTAGTATTTATAGTGATTATGTGAAATTTTTAAATGAGATAAGGGAGGCAGCGTGA
- the grpE gene encoding nucleotide exchange factor GrpE, with the protein MNEEKNLAQEQGECQEAQNENISFDALNGENAKILELEAQINELIDKYYRANADFENLRKRVEKEKADIASYANEKFARDLLPVIDAMLMGANSQTSDEFSAKLKEGIDLTLNEFKKCFEKHGISEIDTSGEFDPNVHNAVMRVDSDAHQSGQIVQVMQRGYTINGRVLRPAMVSIAN; encoded by the coding sequence GTGAACGAAGAAAAAAACTTAGCACAAGAGCAAGGTGAGTGCCAAGAAGCTCAAAATGAAAATATCAGCTTTGATGCCCTAAACGGCGAAAATGCTAAAATTTTAGAGCTAGAAGCACAGATAAATGAGCTAATAGATAAGTATTACAGGGCAAATGCAGACTTTGAAAACCTAAGAAAACGGGTTGAGAAAGAAAAGGCTGACATTGCAAGTTACGCAAATGAGAAATTTGCACGTGATTTACTGCCGGTAATTGACGCAATGCTAATGGGTGCGAATTCCCAAACTAGCGATGAGTTTTCAGCTAAGCTAAAAGAGGGCATTGATTTAACGCTAAATGAGTTTAAAAAATGCTTTGAAAAGCACGGTATAAGCGAGATTGACACGAGTGGCGAGTTTGACCCAAATGTCCATAACGCCGTTATGCGTGTTGATAGCGACGCTCATCAAAGTGGGCAAATCGTGCAGGTAATGCAAAGAGGCTACACCATAAACGGCAGGGTTTTACGTCCAGCTATGGTTAGCATTGCAAATTAA
- the dnaK gene encoding molecular chaperone DnaK — MAKVIGIDLGTTNSCVSVYERGESKVIPNKEGKNTTPSVVAFTDKGDVLVGDVAKRQAVTNPEKTIYSIKRIMGLMSNEEAAREAKERLPYHVVDRNGACAIEISGKVYTPQEISAKVLMKLKEDAEAFLGEKVVDAVITVPAYFNDSQRKATKEAGTIAGLNVLRIINEPTAAALAYGLDKKEAEKILVYDLGGGTFDVTVLETGDNVVEVLATGGNAFLGGDDFDNLIIDWLASEFKSETGIDLKKDVMASQRLKEAAENAKKELSSAQESNINLPFITADATGPKHLVKTLTRAKFEGMIEALVAQTISKINEVVKDAGLGKSDIKEVVMVGGSTRVPLVQDEVKKAFGKELNKSVNPDEVVAIGAAIQGAVIKGDVKDVLLLDVTPLSLGIETLGGVMTKIIEKGTTIPVKKNQVFSTAEDNQSAVTIHVIQGEREFARDNKSLGQFNLEGIPAAPRGVPQIEVEFDIDANGILTVSAKDKATGKAQNITISGSSGLSDDEINKMVKEAELHKEDDKKRKEAVEARNQADALVHQTQKSMDELGEKVPAEDRANIEAALNELKEVLKDENASKEQIEAKVKNLSTASHKLAEAMYKKDENKDDSKKKDDDVIDAEVE; from the coding sequence ATGGCAAAAGTTATAGGAATTGACCTAGGAACAACAAACTCTTGCGTGAGCGTTTATGAGCGTGGCGAGAGCAAGGTTATACCAAACAAAGAGGGCAAAAACACCACTCCATCAGTTGTGGCATTTACTGACAAGGGCGATGTTTTAGTAGGCGACGTGGCAAAACGTCAAGCGGTTACAAACCCAGAAAAAACGATATATTCTATCAAAAGAATAATGGGTCTAATGAGCAACGAAGAGGCGGCACGTGAGGCAAAAGAGCGTCTGCCATATCACGTTGTTGATAGAAATGGTGCGTGTGCGATTGAAATTTCAGGCAAGGTTTATACTCCACAAGAAATTTCAGCAAAGGTGCTAATGAAGCTAAAAGAGGACGCTGAGGCATTTTTGGGAGAGAAGGTCGTAGATGCGGTTATAACGGTGCCTGCGTATTTTAACGATAGCCAAAGAAAGGCGACAAAAGAGGCTGGCACGATTGCTGGATTAAACGTGCTTCGTATCATAAACGAGCCAACAGCGGCTGCACTTGCGTATGGTCTTGATAAAAAAGAGGCTGAGAAAATTTTAGTTTATGACCTTGGCGGCGGAACATTTGACGTAACAGTGCTTGAAACTGGCGATAATGTAGTAGAGGTTTTAGCAACTGGCGGTAACGCATTTTTAGGTGGAGATGACTTTGATAACCTAATCATTGACTGGTTAGCAAGTGAGTTTAAGAGTGAAACTGGCATAGATCTTAAAAAAGATGTAATGGCAAGTCAGCGTTTAAAAGAAGCAGCAGAAAACGCCAAAAAAGAGCTAAGCTCAGCACAAGAGAGCAACATAAACCTGCCATTTATCACAGCTGACGCAACTGGTCCAAAACACCTTGTAAAAACGCTAACAAGGGCTAAATTTGAGGGTATGATAGAAGCTCTTGTGGCTCAAACTATCTCAAAAATAAACGAAGTCGTAAAAGACGCTGGACTTGGCAAAAGCGATATAAAAGAGGTCGTAATGGTTGGTGGCTCAACTCGTGTGCCACTGGTGCAAGATGAAGTTAAAAAGGCGTTTGGCAAAGAGCTAAATAAGAGCGTAAATCCAGATGAAGTTGTAGCAATCGGTGCTGCAATACAAGGTGCGGTTATAAAAGGCGATGTTAAGGATGTGTTGTTGCTTGACGTTACACCGCTTAGCCTTGGCATTGAGACACTTGGTGGCGTGATGACAAAGATAATCGAAAAAGGCACGACGATACCAGTTAAGAAAAATCAAGTTTTCTCAACCGCTGAGGATAATCAAAGTGCCGTTACAATCCACGTAATTCAAGGCGAACGCGAATTTGCAAGGGATAATAAATCGCTAGGACAATTTAACCTTGAAGGAATTCCAGCTGCTCCTCGTGGTGTGCCTCAAATTGAAGTTGAGTTTGACATTGACGCAAACGGAATTTTAACGGTATCTGCAAAAGATAAAGCAACTGGTAAAGCCCAAAATATCACGATCTCTGGCTCGTCAGGACTAAGCGATGATGAGATAAATAAAATGGTAAAAGAGGCTGAACTTCATAAAGAAGATGATAAAAAACGCAAAGAGGCGGTTGAGGCTAGAAACCAAGCTGACGCACTCGTTCATCAAACACAAAAATCAATGGACGAGCTAGGCGAAAAAGTCCCAGCAGAAGATCGTGCAAACATTGAAGCAGCGTTAAATGAGCTAAAAGAGGTGCTAAAAGATGAAAATGCAAGCAAAGAGCAGATCGAAGCGAAGGTTAAAAATTTAAGCACCGCAAGCCACAAACTAGCCGAAGCAATGTATAAAAAAGATGAAAACAAAGATGATAGCAAGAAAAAAGACGATGACGTCATAGACGCCGAAGTTGAGTAA
- the dsbD gene encoding protein-disulfide reductase DsbD, with amino-acid sequence MFRIILSIFAFATFCLCSVLNTDEAFNIKLTNDESGVEFNFKFGENIYIYKDTFSVVLNQKSINELLNLPKYEVVGEYNIIMQDFHLLVPKGLIKEQLKDDKALLTLNYQGCAKNGICYRPQVKNYDITLKNDKLIVRERSDEISDDERIAKEVNDTELWLSALTFFGYGILLSLTPCIFPMVPILSSIIVSKGGKDLGIRRGFVLSLVYVVAMSLAYAIAGVIASLMGFGISGALQNAWVLGLFSLVFVLLAFSMFGFYEIKIPAVFEKFATKDKKSGGIIGVFVMGFTSALIVSPCVAAPLAGALLYIAQSGNVFYGGVLLFIMGLGMGVPLLLIGASSGKILPRPGIWMDAIKAIFGFLLLGMAIWLSARFLGSFYELLGYGILGIIAVLYFMTLKGGGVFKKLALFAIFIYSVTLIFGAFNGAKDPLSPLNFTKKSDELKFIEVKNLNELNEIIKSSATPVMIDFYADWCVSCKELESITFKDLAVINLLKNFTLVRIDVTKSSDDNDAMLREFGLIDPPALLFFKDGVQLNSKRIIGFIKPEKFLEKISDIK; translated from the coding sequence GTGTTTCGTATAATTTTATCAATTTTTGCCTTTGCGACATTTTGTCTTTGTAGTGTTTTAAACACAGATGAAGCGTTTAATATAAAGCTCACAAATGACGAGTCTGGCGTAGAATTTAACTTTAAATTTGGCGAAAATATCTACATTTATAAAGATACTTTTAGCGTCGTTTTAAATCAAAAAAGCATAAATGAACTACTAAATTTGCCAAAATATGAGGTGGTTGGCGAATACAATATCATAATGCAAGATTTTCATCTTTTGGTGCCAAAAGGGCTAATAAAAGAGCAACTAAAAGACGATAAGGCACTGCTTACCTTAAATTATCAAGGCTGTGCTAAAAACGGGATTTGCTACCGACCACAAGTTAAAAACTATGATATAACCTTAAAAAATGACAAACTCATAGTGCGAGAAAGAAGTGACGAAATTTCAGATGACGAACGTATCGCAAAAGAGGTTAACGACACCGAACTTTGGCTCTCGGCTTTGACATTTTTTGGCTATGGGATACTTCTTTCGCTAACCCCGTGCATATTTCCTATGGTGCCGATACTCTCATCTATAATCGTATCAAAGGGGGGTAAAGATTTAGGCATTAGGCGTGGCTTTGTGCTTTCGCTTGTGTATGTTGTGGCTATGAGCCTTGCTTATGCTATTGCTGGTGTGATAGCTAGTCTTATGGGTTTTGGGATATCTGGTGCCTTGCAAAATGCGTGGGTGCTTGGGCTATTTTCGCTGGTTTTTGTACTACTTGCGTTTAGTATGTTTGGGTTTTATGAGATTAAAATTCCAGCCGTTTTTGAAAAATTTGCCACAAAAGATAAAAAGAGCGGCGGGATAATCGGCGTTTTTGTAATGGGATTTACATCAGCCTTGATAGTATCGCCGTGTGTTGCAGCACCTTTGGCCGGAGCACTTCTTTATATCGCACAAAGCGGAAACGTGTTTTATGGGGGTGTGTTGCTCTTTATTATGGGGCTTGGTATGGGAGTGCCGTTGCTTTTAATTGGGGCTAGCAGTGGTAAAATTTTACCTCGTCCAGGCATTTGGATGGACGCTATAAAGGCTATTTTTGGCTTCTTGCTTTTAGGTATGGCGATATGGCTTAGTGCACGTTTTCTTGGTAGTTTTTATGAGCTTTTAGGGTATGGAATTTTAGGAATTATTGCGGTTTTATACTTTATGACACTTAAAGGTGGTGGAGTTTTTAAAAAGTTAGCACTTTTTGCGATCTTTATCTACTCAGTCACTCTTATTTTTGGTGCTTTTAATGGAGCAAAAGACCCGCTTAGCCCGTTAAATTTTACAAAAAAATCAGATGAGTTAAAATTTATAGAGGTTAAAAACTTAAACGAACTAAATGAGATTATCAAAAGCTCTGCAACTCCAGTTATGATCGATTTTTACGCTGATTGGTGCGTTAGCTGTAAAGAGCTTGAGAGTATAACTTTTAAAGATTTGGCGGTTATTAATTTGCTTAAAAATTTCACTCTAGTTCGCATAGATGTTACTAAAAGCAGTGATGACAATGACGCAATGTTGCGAGAATTTGGTCTGATTGACCCACCTGCTCTGCTGTTTTTTAAAGACGGAGTGCAACTAAACTCAAAACGGATAATTGGCTTTATAAAGCCTGAGAAATTCTTAGAGAAAATTTCAGATATTAAATAG
- the ppk2 gene encoding polyphosphate kinase 2 translates to MSGKSDKKSYEAELRTLQIELLKFQNHVKDKGLRVLILMEGRDAAGKGGTIKRLSEHLNPRGCRIVALAKPSDVERTQWYFQRYVAHLPSAGEIVVFDRSWYNRAGVEPVMGFCTQEEHREFLREVPKFEEMIINSGIIFFKFYLSVSKDEQKRRFKERLTDPLKQFKISPVDKRSQELWDQYSVAKYSMLLASHTPISPWTIVSSDNKKEARLNIFKYILSSVEYPNKIDKKALKYDEKLVRDGAVEIKRIEAGLNKDGLKSIS, encoded by the coding sequence ATGAGTGGAAAAAGCGATAAAAAGAGCTACGAAGCAGAGCTTAGAACTTTGCAGATTGAACTTTTAAAATTTCAAAACCACGTTAAGGACAAGGGACTTAGAGTGCTTATCCTTATGGAGGGTCGCGACGCAGCTGGTAAGGGAGGCACGATAAAACGCCTAAGCGAACACCTAAATCCACGCGGTTGTCGTATCGTGGCACTAGCAAAACCTAGCGACGTTGAGCGAACACAGTGGTATTTTCAGCGATACGTGGCACATTTGCCAAGTGCGGGAGAGATCGTGGTTTTTGACAGAAGCTGGTATAACAGGGCAGGTGTTGAGCCTGTGATGGGCTTTTGCACTCAAGAAGAGCATAGAGAATTTTTACGTGAAGTGCCAAAATTTGAAGAGATGATTATAAACTCGGGCATAATTTTCTTTAAATTTTATCTTTCAGTTAGCAAAGATGAGCAAAAAAGACGTTTTAAGGAGCGTCTAACCGACCCGCTTAAGCAGTTTAAAATTTCTCCAGTTGATAAGCGTTCACAAGAGCTTTGGGATCAATACTCTGTGGCTAAATACTCAATGCTACTTGCTTCGCACACGCCAATATCGCCTTGGACGATTGTCTCAAGCGATAACAAAAAAGAGGCTAGACTTAATATCTTTAAGTATATTTTATCAAGCGTTGAGTATCCAAATAAGATAGACAAAAAGGCTTTAAAATATGATGAAAAGCTAGTTAGAGATGGTGCGGTGGAGATAAAACGCATAGAGGCTGGGCTAAACAAAGACGGGCTAAAAAGCATAAGCTAA
- a CDS encoding DedA family protein: MLSEIINFIVSMVAQWGYVGIFVMMFLESSFFPFPSEVAMIPAGYLASKGEMSLVLAFLCGVSGSLIGALFNYYLCYFFGRGLIDRYGKFVGINEAKMAKFEAFFNKHGEISTFNCRLIPGIRQYISLPAGLSKMNVFKFSLFTTLGAGIWVAILLGVGYFLGQNPSKNVLYAITFTLILVVGIITLVYVKKKR; this comes from the coding sequence ATGCTTAGTGAGATTATAAATTTTATCGTTTCTATGGTTGCACAATGGGGTTATGTGGGCATTTTTGTGATGATGTTTTTAGAAAGCTCGTTTTTTCCATTTCCTAGCGAAGTAGCGATGATACCGGCTGGATATTTGGCAAGCAAAGGCGAGATGAGCCTAGTTTTGGCATTTTTATGTGGCGTGAGCGGATCACTTATTGGAGCGTTGTTTAACTATTATTTGTGTTACTTTTTTGGACGTGGTTTGATTGATAGATATGGCAAATTTGTAGGCATAAATGAAGCAAAAATGGCAAAATTTGAGGCGTTTTTTAACAAACACGGCGAAATTTCAACCTTTAATTGCAGGTTAATACCTGGCATTAGGCAATATATTAGTCTGCCAGCCGGTCTAAGCAAGATGAATGTGTTTAAATTTAGCCTTTTTACCACGCTTGGTGCTGGAATTTGGGTAGCGATTTTGCTTGGCGTTGGCTACTTTTTAGGGCAAAATCCATCAAAAAACGTGCTTTATGCGATCACTTTTACACTTATTTTAGTCGTTGGCATAATAACACTGGTCTACGTTAAAAAGAAAAGATAG
- a CDS encoding LysE family transporter: MFAILVTLVFLLLRSSFSKKVENFDTNYQKPLSTKHFFIVGFLTNLSNPKAILYFASIFSRFVSENASFYEVLILVFVISLESILAFIFLGRIFSIKRARELFLNNQNKIDAVCGVIFALFAMLIFYELILNFKVFYA; encoded by the coding sequence GTGTTTGCTATCTTGGTTACCTTAGTTTTTTTACTGCTTCGCTCATCATTTAGCAAAAAAGTTGAAAATTTTGACACAAATTACCAAAAACCACTATCAACAAAGCATTTTTTCATAGTCGGTTTTTTAACAAACCTATCAAATCCAAAGGCCATACTCTATTTTGCTAGTATTTTTTCAAGATTTGTTAGTGAAAACGCATCATTTTATGAGGTTTTAATATTAGTTTTTGTAATTTCGCTTGAGAGCATTTTGGCATTTATCTTTCTTGGTAGAATTTTTTCAATCAAACGTGCAAGAGAGCTGTTTTTAAACAATCAAAACAAAATCGACGCCGTTTGTGGTGTGATATTTGCTCTTTTTGCTATGCTTATTTTTTACGAACTAATACTAAATTTTAAGGTTTTTTATGCTTAG
- a CDS encoding LysE family translocator, translated as MDLNSLLVLTGVHLLALATPGPDVFLVLRTSLAHGFKYSIYACLGVGFGIVLWVILTAFGLKSLFLLFPFIKTTLMVFSVCYLGYLSFFTASLII; from the coding sequence ATGGACTTAAACTCGTTGCTTGTTCTTACAGGGGTTCATCTGCTAGCACTTGCCACCCCTGGACCTGACGTATTTTTGGTGCTTAGAACGTCACTTGCACACGGGTTTAAGTATAGCATTTACGCTTGTTTGGGCGTTGGTTTTGGCATAGTTTTGTGGGTAATTCTTACGGCTTTTGGTCTAAAAAGCCTATTTTTACTCTTTCCTTTTATCAAAACTACACTTATGGTTTTTAGTGTTTGCTATCTTGGTTACCTTAGTTTTTTTACTGCTTCGCTCATCATTTAG
- a CDS encoding MetQ/NlpA family ABC transporter substrate-binding protein, translating to MKNLLKSSLVALSLTLSANAAEKIVVGATPIPHAEILEATKPLLLKEGYELVIKEFNDYVVPNLATQDGEIDANFYQHLPYLNEFNKNKGTTLVHTAGVHLEPMGVYSKKIKNINELKNGDSVAVPNDPTNESRALDVLASAGLIKLNNNALKTPLDITENPKNLKFIEVETAQTPRALDDVAVAVINTNYALNANLNPTKDALVLESGANNPYTNYVVVKKGNENSPKIKALDKAINSDEVRNFIKSKYNGTILPAF from the coding sequence ATGAAAAATCTACTTAAATCATCACTAGTTGCTTTGAGCTTAACCCTATCAGCAAATGCCGCTGAAAAAATCGTAGTAGGTGCTACACCAATCCCGCACGCTGAAATTTTAGAAGCTACAAAACCACTTCTTTTAAAAGAGGGTTACGAGCTTGTGATTAAGGAATTTAACGACTATGTCGTGCCAAATCTAGCTACACAAGACGGCGAAATTGACGCAAACTTCTACCAACACCTGCCATATTTAAATGAATTTAATAAAAACAAAGGCACAACGCTAGTGCATACGGCTGGCGTTCATTTAGAGCCAATGGGTGTTTATTCAAAGAAAATTAAAAACATAAACGAGCTAAAAAACGGCGATAGCGTAGCTGTGCCAAACGACCCGACAAATGAGAGCAGAGCACTTGATGTTTTAGCTAGCGCTGGGCTTATTAAGCTAAATAACAATGCGTTAAAAACTCCGCTTGACATTACCGAAAATCCAAAAAATCTAAAATTTATAGAGGTTGAAACGGCTCAAACTCCACGTGCTCTTGATGACGTTGCGGTTGCGGTAATTAATACAAACTACGCACTAAACGCAAACCTAAATCCGACAAAAGACGCACTCGTGCTTGAAAGCGGTGCAAATAACCCTTATACAAACTACGTAGTCGTTAAAAAAGGTAACGAAAACAGCCCAAAAATCAAAGCACTTGATAAGGCTATAAATTCAGATGAAGTTAGAAATTTCATCAAATCAAAATACAACGGCACGATTTTACCAGCGTTTTAA